In the genome of Pseudomonas sp. B33.4, the window GGAGAGGTACAGGCGTGGACACGAGCGCGTATCGCCGCCCGTGATCTGGTGGCAGCATGAAGCATAACTACTGCCCAATCAAAGGGCCGTTTCTCGACTCGTACAGCATCGGATTCCGCCTCTATCAGCCCGGCGCGGTCAACTGGCGTCACCGCACCATCGCGGGCGTGAGCTGGAACGGCGAAGAGCAAGAAGCGTTCTTTTTCAGCCCTGACGGTCTCGTACTTCCACTCAAAGCAAATCCTTGGGAACTGCCCGAACTGATCCGCAAAAATGCGGTGAGTAGAGAGTTTTCGAGCGTTCACGGCTCCGGCTATTTCGCCATGAGCGAAAGCCGTCTCGCCTCGCTGAAGTCGCACGGCATGACTGATTGGGTCACCTACTGGCTAGTGGATCAATCGGCGGGATTCGCGAACGATTCTGCGGTATGGCAACTCATCACGGACGAGGATCTTGCCGTTGAGAAGACGACAAGCGAGCGTGCTCACCAAGATATGCGCTTGACCTCCGACGTGGATAGTTACGTCGAAGAGTGTGTCGCACAACGCCGCGAGCAAATGGCCGTTGAGCACCGTCGTCGCTGTGTTGAGGACAGCAAGATCTTGGCTTGGCTCAAAGGCGAAACACCAGCGCCACTTTTTGCCCGAGCCCAGGAGGCCGCATGAATCGGAAGATCGCTGATAACGCCTTGATGCATCCGTTTTCTGTGCTCCGCCGGATCGGGTTTTCGCCTCGCCTCATGCAGCGTCTAGAACGCCACCGCAGCCAACAGGAAAAGCGAGGTCGCGTGGTCAGCGTACTGAGCTGGGCCGACGGCACCTGGTGTGCCCTCTCTCTCCACTGCGAAAAAACCGGCGCAGTGATCGTCGACGAAGGCCAGCAAACCCAAGCCTACGAAGACGCCCGCTCAATGCTCAGCGGCGGTTTTCTGCCCCTCTTATCTCTGCGCTGGGAAGCCCACGCCTGAAACGAAAACGCCTCCGGGGGCGATCCGGAGGCGTAGAGGTCAATCTACATGCACGAACAATTTATGCCGCACCTGAAAAAACCGCAAGCGATCAGCGCAGTTGCACTTTCGAAAAACGAACGTTACTCTTTGGCCGTCGCTGCAAACTCAGCGACCGGGCTTGGTAACCCGTTGAACAATAGGCGCAACAGCGCCCATATCTCTTTTGCAGGCGCTTTTTTTGCGCCCGCAAATCCGTTTTATGGCGGCTGTGCGTGGGAGACCTTCGGGTCTGCCGGGTTCCTATTGTCCCGGTTTACCAACCTGCGCACAGCTGCCACCCATTCGCTTGGTAACGAACGTGGCAGCTCCTCAACAATAGGAGCTTCGCCAGATGCACGCCCTCAATCCGTCCAAAATTCGCGCCGCTGCACACCGTGCAATGGCTCTCGCCGCTTTACACGCCAATTCCAGTCTCGCAACACGTCTCTCCCGCTACAACAGCCATATGGCCAAAGCCCGCGCACTCGAAACCGCAGGCGGTGCCCAATGAACAATGCCCTGAGTTTCTCGCTGCCTGAAGACTTGCTTTGTGTGAATCCAAAAGCAGAAGCCGGTGTGCCCATCGACGCCATCACCTGCGCTATTACGCGAGCCGACTCGGTGCTGACGCTGCTTGAAGATCACTTCGACAGCGAGTCACCCCGCCTCGCAAACCACGTTATTGCAGCCATCCTTTGGGACGTGCGCGGCACCCTCGGCCTGATCAAAACCCTCGCCTTGCACGGTGACACCACCTCGACGCCCGCCATGCAAAAAGGCGGTGCGCTATGAACACCTCCACCACGCTCGGTCACGCTACATTTACTCGCGTGAATGCCTCCGACTTGAAGTTGTTCCGGGTCAATGCCGGAGTACCGGTCGAGGATGCACTGGAGATGGTTTCCCTGCTGCAGCATCACGCCAACCAACTCAACTTCGACGCTGCCATGAGTGAGAGCGGTGAGCGTTTCAGTTGGCCTGCTTTGTACCTTGGAGAGATGGCCAAAGCCTTGATCGATGACATCAACGACGCACTGTTTCTGCCGAGGGCTGACACATGAGCCAGCACCCGAACAGCAACACAAAACGCCCAAGCTTCGCCGACGTGAAAGCCGCCGCACTAAAAGACATTGATCGGGTCCTGTCGCAGTGGCTGCCCAAAGGTAAGCGCGTCGACGGCGGCAAGGAATACACCGCTCCGAATCCAACCCGCAGCGATAAGCGCTCCGGTTCCCTCAAGATCAGTTTGAGCAAGGGCACATGGGCCGACTTCGCTACCGGTGATAAGGGCGGCGACCTGATCGATCTGGTGCGCTATCTGGACGGCGGCACTGACGTCGAAGCCTGCAATAAACTGGCAGACCTGCTCAACGTATTGCCCGGCGCCGCCAACGCGAAGCCAGCGCCCGTTAAGGCAAAAGCGCCTGAGTGGAGTTCCATTCAGCCGATCCCGGCCGAGGCCATGAACAAGTGCCCGACCAAGCATCGACAGCACGGCGTGCCGTCCAAGGTGTGGATCTACCGTGATGCTCAGGGCCAGCCCCTAATGGCGCTCTACCGCTTCGACCTTGCCCCTGACGAGGACGGCAAACCGAAGAAGGTCTTTGCACCCCTGACATGGTGTCAGCGCACCGATGGTCAAACCAAGCAATGGCGCTGGCAGGGTCTGCCCGATCCGCGTCCACTGCTGCGCCTTGATGAACTCGTCCAACGCGCTGACGCACCGGTTGTTCTCTGTGAAGGCGAGAAAGCTGCCGATGCCGCCGCCGAACTGATGCCGGGCCACGTGGCCACCTGCTGGCCGAACGGGTCCAACTCCTGGCACAAAGCCGACCTGACACCGCTGAAAGGTCGGGATATTTTGTTGTGGCCAGACAATGACGTCAGCGGCACAGCCTGCATGGAAACCGTAGCCGACAAGCTGCGCGAGATCGGCGCCGCGTCGGTGCGAGTCATCGCGCTGGAGGTGTTCAAGCGCAAGCCCACGCTGAAAAACGGCGCCGCTGACTTCGCCAAAGGTGGTCAATGGGACGACGGCGACGATGCAGCCGATGCGCTTGCCAAAGGCTGGACAGCCCCCCACCTCACCAAGCTGGAAAGCAGCGGTGAACTGTTCGGTTTGGTTGTGGAAAAGTCGGAGCCTGAGCAGGCCAAGGCTAATCCGGAACCGAAGGCAAAAGCAGCAGCCAAGCGTCCCTCGAAGCCAAAGAATGACCTGATGCCCGGTGGTTTTCGCCTCACGTCCGAAGGCGTCTTTTATGCGGGCGACGACGGCGAAGCACGGCCAGTGTGTTCGCCTCTGGAAATCCTTGCCCGCACTCGCGACGACAAAGGCCAGAACTGGGGCCTGCTGGTCGAGTTCGACGATCCCGACGGTGCCAAAAAACGCTGGAACATCCCAGCGCGCACCATGACCGGCGACTTCGGCAAGGACGTACTTGGCCCATTGGTAGACATGGGGCTGCGTCTGGCAGGTAGCCGGTCCGGACGCAATGCACGCAACGACCTGCAGAGCTATCTCGGTGGCTTCGACAGCGCGCAACGGGCACGACTGGTTACGCGTTTGGGTTGGCACGACAGCGCCTTTCTTCTGCCCGAGAAGCAGGTCGGCGCGCACAGCGAACACCTGCACTTCTACGAGGCCGGCTCTCAACTTCCTCCGATCAGCGAAGCGGGCACGCTTGAGCAGTGGCAGGAGCAGATCGGCGCGCTATGCGTCGGCAACCATCGCTTGGCGTTTGTCGTCGGCGTGGCTTTTGCGGGACCACTGCTACACATGCTTGGCCATGAATCGGGTGGCTTTCACTTGTACGGCGACAGTTCTGGCGGCAAGACCACGCACCTGCAAGTTGCCGCCTCGATCTACGGCGGGCCGCGCCTGGTGCGTTCGTGGCGCTCCACCGACAACGCGCTGGAATCCATCGCTGCAGCGCACTCCGACGGGCTCCTGGTGCTGGACGAAATCGGCATGTGCGATCCGCGCATCATCGGTGAGACCGTGTACATGCTAGGCAATGGCACCGGCAAGGCCCGCGCCAACGATCGAGGGCAAGCAGGCCGACAGGTACAGGAGTGGCGTTTACTGTTTCTCTCCACCGGCGAGAAAACGCTGGCTCAGCACATGGCCGAAGCCAACAAAGAACTGAAAGCGGGCATGGAGGTGCGCATGCTTGCGGTCCCGGCCGATGCGAGCAAAGGCCTCGGCATGTTCGACACACTCAACGGTTTTGAGGATGCGGCGGCACTGGCCGACTCGCTGAAGGCACGGGTAGCGAAGTATTACGGCACACCGCTTACGGCCTTTCTCACGGCGCTGTGCGAACCGGGCAAGCGCCACGGTTGGTCCGCCATCCTGCGCCGCACGCTGGAAGGGTTTATCGCTCAGTCGCTACCAGCCTCGGCCAGCGGACAGGCACACCGTGCAGCCGCTCGCTTCGGCCTCGCGGCTGCAGCGGGTGAGCTGGCCACCGCGATGGGCATCACCGGTTGGCCGGATGGGACTGCCACTACCGCCGCTCGCGTGTGTTTGAACGCATGGATGAACGAGCGAGGCGGAGCCGGGAACTTAGAGGGGGATGCGATCTTGGCGCGGCTGCGCCAGATCATTGAGCGCTTTGGCGAAAGTCGGTTCACCCGCTGGGAATCGGCGGCGGCGAAGATCGACGAACACGGCCCGCGCACCATCGACCGCCTCGGCTTTCGCAAGACGCTGGAGCACGGCTTGGGCGACTCCCTGCACACCACTAACACCTATTACGTGCTCCCCGAGTTATGGCGCTCGGAGATCTTCCGAGGCATGAACATCACTGCCGTGAACAAGGAACTGCTACAGCGAGGTGTTCTGGAGCCCGGAGGTGATGGCAGGGCATCGAGTTTGATCCGGTTGCCCGGTCTTGGCACACAACGCTGCTACGTCGTGAAGACGATTCCGGGAATGGATGAGAGCGAGGCTCGGGCTGCCTGAAGGCATCTCTGCTGATCGAGGTAGCGCCGGCTTATTCCCGGCCTCGCCAGCCACTCAACCAACCCACAACCGAATTGAAAGAGACCAGACCATGAACGAAATTCAAGAACTGCAAGACCGCCGCGACCAATTGCGCAGCGAGGCAGAACAGCTGCACGCCGACATGCTGCCCCTCGAGACGATACTGGAAAGCGACGACGCCATCGAACCGGAACGCGAGCGCGAACTGCGGGACAAGTACAACGAATTGAAAGGCAAATTCGACTCGCGCAATCTCAATGCCGATCTGTTGGACCGGCGAATCAATCGCCTAGAAAACCTCGCCAATTGCGATTCCCTGATGACGGGTTACATCGAGGCCATGGATAACTGGAAGGCTGATGAGCTGGAGCTTCAAGAAAAGCGCCACAGCCTGAGTACCCGCTTGGAACAGATCCAACAACAGGCGGTAGAGGACATGACCAAAGCCCGTCAGGCTGAAACGGACGCTGCCACTGCGTATGCGCAGGCCGTTGCTTGGGGTGACACCGAAGGCGAGAAGACTGCCAACGCCGACGCACAAAAGGCCGCGAAGAACCTGACGACCGCCGCTGAACATAACCGTCGGCAGCTCTTGATCATAGCCGCGTTGGAGCAGGAGTTGCTCACCGTAGATAAATACATCTCAGAAGCACAGGTAACGCATAAAGATATTGAGCGAACAGCTCTGTTGCTGTCGCACACGGTACTCGAAGAAAAATGGAATGAGGCCGCTAAAGCGTTGTTCGAGGCGGGTGGAAAGCTATGGGCGAGTTACAACTTGCTTGGCCGAGACCAGATCGGGCTCATGAAGCTTGCCGTTCCAGAGCAAGGTGAAAACTTTGGAAAGTGGACGTGGGAAGAGCTATCAACTCGCTCGCGCCAATACCACGCCCGGGACTTAATCCAACTCGACACCTTGCCAATACCGCAACAGCCAGCAGATATGAACAATCCAGAACAATGCAGGGATGAACGTAATGAACAAACCAATACAGAACAGCGCGAACTGGTCTGACACACTCAAAACTCGGAAAGCCCATCTCAATACCCTGCTGAAGACCATCAACGCAGGAGCGGGCAAAACCAGTCCGATACAAACGCTAACCATCAACGCGATTAAATCGGAAATGGCGCATATCGAAAGCCAACTGAATCGCCGGAAATTGTGCTGAACTTGTTACTTACACTAACATCCAAATGAGCACCTGGGACCCAACTAAACAAAGGAAATAACATGTCCAAACTCGCAGAATACCGTCAGTTGGAAAAACACCTCGCCGAGCAGCTCAAGGCACTGGAAGCACTGAAAGGTGATGACGGACTGAAGAAAGAAATCGAGTTCGAAACGAAGCTGCGCAAGCTGCTCGAAAATTATGGGTTCAGCTTGAAACACATCATCAATCTGCTCGACCCTCTAGCCTCGGCGCGCCTGCAAACCTCTGCTCCGATAGCGGGCAAGCGCAAACCTCGCGAACTGAAGGTTTACAAAAACCCGAGCACCGCTGAAATGGTCGAAACCAAAGGTGGGAACAACAAAGTCCTGAAGGAGTGGAAAGCCAAATACGGCGCCGACGTCGTCGAGGGATGGCTTCAGAAGTAAAAGAAGCTTTACCTGAAAGGGGCCCCACTCAGGGCCCTTTTTGCTGATGGGCGGGCACGTTTTCGAAAAAACTAGTCATACATAAAAAACTATTCAACTTCCCTCCCTAACAAATGCAGGGCCACTGGTCCATTTACTAGTAGGTGTAAATGTCATGATGAGATTTAACTCCCACCTACGCCTACCTTTTTACGAAAAGGTAGGCGCGCCTGACATTGCTTGTGGGCGAGGCTTATTTAGGCCGCGTATATATATTGCAGTCTCTATAAATATTTGCACCAAGCACTTCACCTACTAAAGCCTGCGTGTCCTCATCGACATCAAAGCCACCCCATGATTGGTTCAACAAATACTGTACTGCGTTAAGGACTGAACAGGCAGCTCTTTCGGGACCGTCCTGTTCTATTTTAGTAACCCAAAACACCCCGCTGGACATATCGATTTCTAGAATTTTATCATCTCTTTCAAAAAAACTATAAAAATCACGATAAAGCACCTCATCATCATCGTCGTGCGTAATCGTTCCATCATGTAGTATAAGGATGTCGGAATTAAGGCAGTACTGTTGAAGTTCCACATATGTGCAAGGATTACCTGCTAACGTTCCTAATGTCAGCGGTTCATGTTCTGCCCCATAAACTGCCAGCATTACGGAATCCTTAATTGAGATAACTCCCTTATTCAAACTTCCTAACAAAGAAGACTGATGATTTGCCCACTTCTTAAGTTCAAGTGCAGACAGGCTAGGGATAGCAGACTGCCTTGCCAAGTCGTCTTGTGGACGAACGTTCACAAGACCGACAAGGCCAGGTATAAAACCAGCAAATATTCCGTTATAGACACCTATGCCGGTTGAACTGCTTGCATAACTTGGATAAGAAACAGTCGCCCTTCCTAAAACTTTGCCGGAAGTGCTTTCAATGTCTGTTATGCTTTTCCAAGGCCCACCCTTCGTAATGTCTGCATTTCCAAATTCACCTGGAGCGATACGGCGGAGTAAATCCAAGGCGCCAATTTTCGTCCAATCATTTGCAGTAACTATTCTATGTCGCGCCTCACCCGGGGTTTGCACAAAGAAGTTTATGTCTAATGCTGGTGCCAGCTGAGCACAAACTTCAGGAAAAGTAATTTCCGCGCGGCGATTAGGATGCTTTTTCACACACAACTCTTGCAACTTACCATCAAATAGCAATACCGATACACGAGTCCCATGACGTTTCATTTTTTCGTATTCGAGTGGAGGGCGTAATGTAGGCCGCTGATGTGTTCCATGGGAGAACTCAAGTAGCCATTGAGCGCTTTCACTTTCCTTAGGTTCAAAGCGGCGGGTAGTAATCTTAATGTTTTCGCCAAGCATAAATATCGAAAAGAAGCCTATCCCAAACTTTCCTACCGCCTCGAATTTTTTTGATAATAGATCTTTCCATTCACTTTGAAGATCTGCGCTACGCCACAGAGACTTCCCAAAATCGAGAAGGACTTCCGTAAGCACGTATCTACTCATTCCTACGCCTGTATCAGTCACATGTAACCACTGTCCCTGGGGAGAGTCTTCAAGTCCGATTACTAGTTCTCCTTCGTCCTCGCCCAGCCCCCCGAGGCTCCTACAGGCTCGGATTGAATCCACAGAATTTTGAATCAACTCTCTCAGGGCGGAAGATGGGTGTTGGCCATAGAGCTTCTCACCTCCAAACCTTTCCACCATATCGTTTATATTAGTAATTTTTATACTTGTATCGACAGGATGCCAACCTTCCGTTGCAACATTTCTAGCAAAATTTTCCGGGCTGTGTGAGTTCGCAACAGACTTTACCGCAAATCTCGGCCGATGAAACTCTACAAGCAACCTATCCGCCATTCTCAGCTCTTTATCGACCATTTTCGCTGTATCGTAAGCGAGCCACCAAGCATCTTGCTCATCAATGGGGAAACTTGAGCCAGAATAGCAAAGCTCAGCTCGCATTATATCCGGATCTCTTTTTGGACTATTAAGCTTAGTCTGGAAGTTCCAGTGTGCGAGTGAAACTCCAGTCGGATTGACTAGCGCTTGAAGAAAGCGTGGAGCTCGTTGAGAGTCTATATGCGCTGCATCCGCCGTCCGTAACAGCAGGGCAAGCTTTAAAACATCAATCGTCCATGGAGCCGGCCCTAGGTAAGCGGGCGGCATTATTTTTTTTTGATGTAAATTTTCTAACTGATGATGCGAATGCCAATGACTCTCTGCAATCTCTCCTATTACTTCAGCATATGCTCTGCGGAGATCATCTTGGGGAAGCAGGTAAATCGATTCTTTTCCATTTGATACGCTCCATGATTGACGGGCAAGCACCCTAGCCTGCTTTGGATGCAGCGCACGAAGAACTTCAAATAAAACTTGTTGAAACTGATCAGTACCTTTAATGAGAGCATTGCTGTTATAGCCAAGTACAGAGCAGTACATTTCCCATTCAGGCAGCGCCATTATCTCCTCTATACCACCAGGATAAGCCGCTATGCAGTGCGCAGAGTCGTGAAGTAAAAATGCCCCGCCCAAGACAAAGGCTTCTGCAGGATTGAGACAATAATCAGGCCCTGCAATCTCAGAGGCGGTCCACCACAGCGCATCGATATGAGTGATGTCATGGACAGTAAGTGAAGGCATATCTTTATGAATCTGCGCTACCAGCATCGACACTCGATCGCGAAAATCCATGAACGCAGACGCAAGCATGGTCCGCTGCTTGTCGAACCCGTCGTGCGCCTCATTGAACGCCTGAAACCAAAGCGGTGACTGCTGATAGTTTTCCATGTTGTTAATAGCGCTCCGATGTATTGGGGGCATATACGGTATAAATATTGATAGAAATGGCCAATCGCCACTGTGCAGGGTATGCTAGTTGATTGACATTGTCAGCACCGATCAATGACTTTGCTTTCCTTTTCGGAAGGAAAAATTACAAACGAGGATGAGCACGTTGAAATGCGGAACAATAGCAGCTGCTACGATGCCCATTTTTTGCGTAATGATGGCACCCTAAATTACGTAGAATCACTAATTCGTAGATTTTGTTTGTCGTGATTTCCATGATCTTTGGACCGCCCACTGCCCATGCTTCAATCTGTCGGCGAAACTGTATTATAGTTACGACTATTTGAAGAAGGCTATCTCTCGCAAGCACCTGCCTCCAGGTTGACCTAAGTTTCTCGCGAATTACCACTTATGGCCGGAAGCGGCCACGTAGGAGTGATCGCCTTCGGCCAGAAACAGCCGGCCGAGCTCGTAAGTAGATTTGCTCACTCTCTCGCATTATAGCGATTTCACATCTTTATACAGCTCAGATAGATGCCCTATAGACAAGTCTAATATGGGCTCATACATAAATGAGTTTAGATGTATATTCGAACTGACGGTCACGCTTACTTTTCTTAATGCTGGAATGGATAGGCTTTTTGGGTAGTGACCGATATATTGCCCGAGCAACTTTCCAAACTGGCCATGATCAGTGCACCAGTAGTTCGGATTATTCAGCGCGCCCCTGATCTTCTCTAACATATAAAATTCTGCTTTAAGCCGTATTGCCATCGACATCACAACCTTATCTTCAAGATTTAGGCCTGTCTGTAAAGGACTACCTGAGATAGCCTCGGCTTGTTCAAAAATTATGTCTTTTATGGACCTTTCAATCCCGGGATGCTGGCAACAAAATGTTGAGTTGTAAATATCGACAAAATCTTTGTGAGTTATGGCGTCGGTATCATCTTTTTGATGTAGCAGGCTTGTTAGCTTGAGATATTCAGGGTGTTTATCACCTTTGGTATATTCGATAATGTTTCTAGTAAACGGAATCGCAGCGCACATCGCACGTAAATTCTTGTGAAAGTCTCTCTTCAGAATGCCAATAAAGTAATTCTCCACACCTTCAGCAGTTACCAACTCGATCCTGTCGGGATGTTTATTTGCCATTAAACATCTTTTTCGATGCACGAATTTTGTTAGGCTTCTAAAAAAATCATAATTATGAGTTAGAATTATCTGATAGACGTTGGCTTTGCCTTCAATATCCTCAAGATATTGGATGATAGCGTGTTTGTTTTTATAGTCAAATGAGTCTGCAACGTCATCTATTATAAAAATAGTTTCGTTATTTAGTTTTGTTTTTGCTTCAACCTCAAAGATAAAGTTTAGAAGATAGAGTGCTCTCTTCTCGCCTTGGCTGAGAGTTTTCAGTTCGTTGCGCCCTAGCTTAACTTCCTTTCCATCGTCATCCTTGAACATATAGGCCAATTTGGCCCGTTCTTTCCCTAGGGCGGCTTGGACATGATTTTCTACTAAAAGTCTGAAGGGCATATCAGTGAACCGATCATTGAACAGGTTCACGGCAGCGCTCCATTCTGGCGCTAAGACTGCTGCCTCTTTTTCTATTGAGTCGATCTCTTCTTTTGCGGCTGAATACAAGCTAAGGTAGGTAATAGTCTCGGGGCTATTTTCTAAATAAAATCTCCAGAGAATTGACTTAAATACTCCTTGATTCTCTGGCTTCAAACCGTCTAACAATATTTCTATATCACTCATTGGAAGACTTTCAAACAAACTTGCTATAGCTTGCGTTTGTGTGTTATTAGAAATATTATCCTTAATGGATTTCAAACGCTCGTCTTCTTCAATTTTTGCAAGGAGAACTTTCACCCTCTCTTCAACC includes:
- a CDS encoding DUF3077 domain-containing protein, yielding MNTSTTLGHATFTRVNASDLKLFRVNAGVPVEDALEMVSLLQHHANQLNFDAAMSESGERFSWPALYLGEMAKALIDDINDALFLPRADT
- a CDS encoding DUF927 domain-containing protein, translated to MSQHPNSNTKRPSFADVKAAALKDIDRVLSQWLPKGKRVDGGKEYTAPNPTRSDKRSGSLKISLSKGTWADFATGDKGGDLIDLVRYLDGGTDVEACNKLADLLNVLPGAANAKPAPVKAKAPEWSSIQPIPAEAMNKCPTKHRQHGVPSKVWIYRDAQGQPLMALYRFDLAPDEDGKPKKVFAPLTWCQRTDGQTKQWRWQGLPDPRPLLRLDELVQRADAPVVLCEGEKAADAAAELMPGHVATCWPNGSNSWHKADLTPLKGRDILLWPDNDVSGTACMETVADKLREIGAASVRVIALEVFKRKPTLKNGAADFAKGGQWDDGDDAADALAKGWTAPHLTKLESSGELFGLVVEKSEPEQAKANPEPKAKAAAKRPSKPKNDLMPGGFRLTSEGVFYAGDDGEARPVCSPLEILARTRDDKGQNWGLLVEFDDPDGAKKRWNIPARTMTGDFGKDVLGPLVDMGLRLAGSRSGRNARNDLQSYLGGFDSAQRARLVTRLGWHDSAFLLPEKQVGAHSEHLHFYEAGSQLPPISEAGTLEQWQEQIGALCVGNHRLAFVVGVAFAGPLLHMLGHESGGFHLYGDSSGGKTTHLQVAASIYGGPRLVRSWRSTDNALESIAAAHSDGLLVLDEIGMCDPRIIGETVYMLGNGTGKARANDRGQAGRQVQEWRLLFLSTGEKTLAQHMAEANKELKAGMEVRMLAVPADASKGLGMFDTLNGFEDAAALADSLKARVAKYYGTPLTAFLTALCEPGKRHGWSAILRRTLEGFIAQSLPASASGQAHRAAARFGLAAAAGELATAMGITGWPDGTATTAARVCLNAWMNERGGAGNLEGDAILARLRQIIERFGESRFTRWESAAAKIDEHGPRTIDRLGFRKTLEHGLGDSLHTTNTYYVLPELWRSEIFRGMNITAVNKELLQRGVLEPGGDGRASSLIRLPGLGTQRCYVVKTIPGMDESEARAA
- a CDS encoding chromosome segregation protein SMC, which codes for MNEIQELQDRRDQLRSEAEQLHADMLPLETILESDDAIEPERERELRDKYNELKGKFDSRNLNADLLDRRINRLENLANCDSLMTGYIEAMDNWKADELELQEKRHSLSTRLEQIQQQAVEDMTKARQAETDAATAYAQAVAWGDTEGEKTANADAQKAAKNLTTAAEHNRRQLLIIAALEQELLTVDKYISEAQVTHKDIERTALLLSHTVLEEKWNEAAKALFEAGGKLWASYNLLGRDQIGLMKLAVPEQGENFGKWTWEELSTRSRQYHARDLIQLDTLPIPQQPADMNNPEQCRDERNEQTNTEQRELV
- a CDS encoding histone-like nucleoid-structuring protein, MvaT/MvaU family codes for the protein MSKLAEYRQLEKHLAEQLKALEALKGDDGLKKEIEFETKLRKLLENYGFSLKHIINLLDPLASARLQTSAPIAGKRKPRELKVYKNPSTAEMVETKGGNNKVLKEWKAKYGADVVEGWLQK
- a CDS encoding ATP-binding protein, whose product is MLASAFMDFRDRVSMLVAQIHKDMPSLTVHDITHIDALWWTASEIAGPDYCLNPAEAFVLGGAFLLHDSAHCIAAYPGGIEEIMALPEWEMYCSVLGYNSNALIKGTDQFQQVLFEVLRALHPKQARVLARQSWSVSNGKESIYLLPQDDLRRAYAEVIGEIAESHWHSHHQLENLHQKKIMPPAYLGPAPWTIDVLKLALLLRTADAAHIDSQRAPRFLQALVNPTGVSLAHWNFQTKLNSPKRDPDIMRAELCYSGSSFPIDEQDAWWLAYDTAKMVDKELRMADRLLVEFHRPRFAVKSVANSHSPENFARNVATEGWHPVDTSIKITNINDMVERFGGEKLYGQHPSSALRELIQNSVDSIRACRSLGGLGEDEGELVIGLEDSPQGQWLHVTDTGVGMSRYVLTEVLLDFGKSLWRSADLQSEWKDLLSKKFEAVGKFGIGFFSIFMLGENIKITTRRFEPKESESAQWLLEFSHGTHQRPTLRPPLEYEKMKRHGTRVSVLLFDGKLQELCVKKHPNRRAEITFPEVCAQLAPALDINFFVQTPGEARHRIVTANDWTKIGALDLLRRIAPGEFGNADITKGGPWKSITDIESTSGKVLGRATVSYPSYASSSTGIGVYNGIFAGFIPGLVGLVNVRPQDDLARQSAIPSLSALELKKWANHQSSLLGSLNKGVISIKDSVMLAVYGAEHEPLTLGTLAGNPCTYVELQQYCLNSDILILHDGTITHDDDDEVLYRDFYSFFERDDKILEIDMSSGVFWVTKIEQDGPERAACSVLNAVQYLLNQSWGGFDVDEDTQALVGEVLGANIYRDCNIYTRPK
- a CDS encoding AAA family ATPase translates to MREVCVDLKNCYGIKSLDYKFDFGNPAEHKKSFAIYAPNGLMKTSFTKTFENLAAGGVPKEERFNRIAKAVVRIDNAAITSQCIHVLKSEIDLSQESPEMSNILVNPDKKTRYDSLVLDIEKQKIKCISSLQKLSGVPKKDIEVKILKDIGQSDFFECLSKLSEDQLKISSTPPYNYAAIFDDKVTELLSSKDFLINAKEFSERYQQVFTQDGTIFKKDIFNPIKAERSFATLKSQGYFEGGHLLYLRGDCSPVGIDEVEERVKVLLAKIEEDERLKSIKDNISNNTQTQAIASLFESLPMSDIEILLDGLKPENQGVFKSILWRFYLENSPETITYLSLYSAAKEEIDSIEKEAAVLAPEWSAAVNLFNDRFTDMPFRLLVENHVQAALGKERAKLAYMFKDDDGKEVKLGRNELKTLSQGEKRALYLLNFIFEVEAKTKLNNETIFIIDDVADSFDYKNKHAIIQYLEDIEGKANVYQIILTHNYDFFRSLTKFVHRKRCLMANKHPDRIELVTAEGVENYFIGILKRDFHKNLRAMCAAIPFTRNIIEYTKGDKHPEYLKLTSLLHQKDDTDAITHKDFVDIYNSTFCCQHPGIERSIKDIIFEQAEAISGSPLQTGLNLEDKVVMSMAIRLKAEFYMLEKIRGALNNPNYWCTDHGQFGKLLGQYIGHYPKSLSIPALRKVSVTVSSNIHLNSFMYEPILDLSIGHLSELYKDVKSL